DNA from Nitrospira sp.:
CGGCTCACGCTCTCCGCCATGACGGCGGCTTGCTCATCGTCACCGCAGAGTTCCGACAGGGCCTGGAGGCGCCGGCAATGGGTGCGGATCGCATGGACGTCAGCGGCCTGGCAGTCGCCGGCCGTCAGGCGTCGCAGCAATCGGAGCACCGTCGCGTGATAGCCGGCGGCGGTCTGCGCCAACCCTTGTGAATCCCGACGTGGTTCTGTATGTATAGTCCGTCGCGGGCTGGTCATAAATCTCGATCGTCTCGCTGCACATCAGCAGGGTGGCTCAGCATGGTTCCTCACATCTTACCGAGAGAGGTTGATCGGTGGACTGCATCTTTTTTCGACATGGCATCGCGGTCGAACGGGGGGAATGGGACGGGCAGGAGCAGGACCGCCCGCTGACGGACAAGGGCATCAAACGTACCGGCCAATCCGGCAGGGGATTACGCAAGCTTTCCATCGCCCCGACCCATCTCTTGACCAGCCCCCTGCTGCGCGCGCGCCAAACGGCCGACATCCTTCACGGCCTCCTCCGCCCAAGGCCTGCCGTTCACATCAGCGACGAACTGTCCCCTGGGACTGCACCAGAGAAACTCTTTTCGTTGCTCGACACCCTGCCGCCGGACTCCGTCGTGATCTGCATCGGCCATGAACCCCACCTGAGCATAGCCGCGGCCATCCTGCTCACGGGAAAACCGGGCGCCTGGCTCTCGTTGAAGAAGGCCGGAGCCTGCCTTATCCGTCTCGAAGAGGCCGCGCGACCGGCGAAGGGCCTCCTCGAATGGTGGCTCACGGCGGCGCAATTGCGCGCCCTCGCGTGAGCAGGGTCAGACGGCGGGAGTTTCGGTGGTTCCGATCCTCGACGAGAGAGGGGCGGGGGCGTCGGACAGCAGCGGCTGAATGGTGGCTCGCAGTTCGTCCTGGATCTCTTCGGGAGGCTTCCGCGCGTCGATCACCCGGAAACTGAACTCTTCGGCCATCTTGTCGAACTCTTCGATCAACAGGCCCTGGTACTTCTTGAAGCTGTCGTACAGATCCCCGCCGAGCCGCAGGTCCATCCCCGATTCCCAATAATTCATGCCCTTGCTCTCGATCACCCGCAACGCCAACGTCTCGACATCGATGCGCAGGTAACAGACCAGGTCGGGAATCAGCGCAAAGCCGAACACATCCCTGATCCATTGCCGGTCCCCGCTGCGCACGAGATCCCGGGCGAACGCGGTGTAGATGTACCGGTCTGCCAGCACGATGAAGCCCGAGCGCAGCGCCGGAATGATCTGGTGTTCCAACCGGTCGGCGAAGTCCGTGGCATACAGCAAACTGAACGACCAGCGGTCGAGAATGTTGCCCTGTTTGGCCATTTCAATGGCCTTCGACATGAGGTTCGATCTCGTCCATCCGGTGGTGACGACTCCGTACCCCTGCACCTCCAGCCACTCCTGCAGAGATTCGATATGGGTCGAGCGCCCGACCCCGTCGGCCCCCTCGATCGCGATCAGTTTGCCCTTCAGGTCACTCGGATTTAGGTACGTCAAACCGTCGCCAAAATAACGTCCGCCGGCCATGGGTTCCTCTTCGTAGTTTGTACTGCGCAAGGGCGGCGCTCACCATCGCCCGCATGTCCGTCTGTTGCGCCGTGATGTCCTTCGTCGCATCCATGACGGTCAGCCCGAATTCATGCACGATCTTGTCGTACTCGGTCAAAATGCGCGACTGGAACAGCAGAAAACTTTCATTGATGTCCTGGCTCAACCCCAAATCCATGCCTGCTTCGTAATACTTCAATTGCGCGCGGGTGCCGCCGAGCAGGCGGGCCATGGCGACATCGATGGGTACGTTGAAATAAAACGCCAGGTCCGGCCTGATCGCAAAACTGTAAAGCTTGCGCACCCAGGAGGGCGAGACCCCCCGCACCACGTCACGCGCAAAGGCCGTGTACATGTAGCGATCGGCCAGGACGAGCATGCCGGCTTTCAGCGGCGGGAGAATCTCATGGTACAGGCGGCTGGCAAAGTCGGTCGCATGCAGGAGGCTGAAGGTGGTCGGCGTCAGGCTCTTGCTCTTCTTGCCCCGCTTCGTCGTGTCACGGACGAGGTTCGAGGAGTTCCATTCGGTGAAAAAGACCTTGTGCCCCTGGGATTCGAGCCACTTTTGCAAGAGCAGGAGTTGCGTGCTCTTACCGGACCCGTCGATGCCTTCGACGATGATGAGTTTTCCGGGATAGGGATGGGCGCCGGACGGGACAGGAGATTGGTCGGTCATGGGGCCTCGTCCTCTTGGGATGCCGCCACGAACCGGACCGGCCGCTTGAAGACCTTCTCGAACAGATCGCTGCGTCCCCTGGCGGCCCAAATTTCCAGTTCGGCATCACCGGACAGGTGCAGGGTCATGACCACGGTCTTGTCGATCGTGACATCGACGTTCTGCACCACCGAGAACTGGCTGCGGTCCAGGCCGTCGGCGATGCGGAGCAGGGCGGACAACACCTTGACGACTCGCTGCGTCCCCTCGGGCAACAGCGCAAACTCGTCGTGTTTACGATTGGGCACGGCCCGGCGGTGATAACGTGCGATATTCGCCACCAGGTCGATTTCGTCGGCGGTGAATCCCGATAGATCACTGTGCTTGATCAGGTAGTAGGCATGTTTGTGATGTTGCCGCGAATTGATCAGGTAGCCGATGTCGTGCAGGATCGCCGCGAACTCCAACCATTGCCGCTCCCGCTGCCCGAATCCATGCAGGAGTTTGGTTTGGTCGAAGAGGCGCAACGCAAGCCCGGCGACGTGGAGTGCATGGGTCTCGGAAACGTGGCAACGGCGGGCCAGGGCGAGGATGTTGCGTTTGCGGACGTCGGGAATGTCCCGTTCCGCCTGAATCCCCTCATGGTGCCGCTGGATAAAGTCGTAGATGATGCCTTCCCTGATGGCCTTGTCGCAAATCGTGACCTCATCCTTCTGCAACAGATCCAGCAGGATTCGAAGCACCACGGCGGCGGGAAGCAAGGTGTCCACCCGTTTGGGATCGAGGCCGGGAATGGCCAGGCGTGTTTTGAGCGGGGCGTCGGCCAGACGTTTTTCGACCGCGGCGATTTCCTTCGCGGAAATCTTCGCCAGGTTCAGCTGCGGCAACGGACGTCCCGTGCGTTGCAGATGGATCACTTCCGCCAGGTTGCCGGCCATCCCGGACGTGGCGATGATCTGCTCCACCTTCCTGGTCTTATAGGGACCGAGCGCCGTCTTGAGCTGGCTGGTGACGGCCTCTTCCAATGCCTGCTGCATCGCTTTGGAGGGGGGCGTTTTCGTCAGATAGAGATCCTTCAGCCGAATCGCCCCCAGCTTGAGGCTGCGGGCATGGAAGACCGTCTCCCGATTGCCGACGATCAGCTCGACCGAACCGCCCCCGATGTCGATCACGAGCGTCGGCAGTTCCGGCAAGGCGACGCTGTTCTGGACGCCGAGAAAGATCAGGCGTGCTTCTTCCGCGCCGGTGATGACCCGCACGGTCAGGCCGGTTTGCTGCGCGACATGGTCGAGGAACTCGCCGCCGTTGCGCGCCTCGCGCACCGCGCTGGTCGCCACGCCCTCGATCCGCTCATAGCCTTTGTTCCTGGCGAGCGTGACGAGGTTCCGGATCACCTCCAGGCCGCGCATCATGGCCTGGTCGGACAGGCGGCGGGAGGTAAAGACCCCGTCGCCTAGGCGGGTCATGTCTTTGAAACGGTCGAGGATCTTATAGGAATAGTCCGGCTGGACCTCCGCCAACACCATATGGATGGAATTGGTGCCGATGTCGAGAACGGCAAGCTTGGGCATCTAGCAGCTCGCGGAAGGAGCGACGTGTCGGATGTTCTTGCCTTCGACCATATAGACGACAAGTTCCGCGATGTTGGTCGCGTGATCGGCGATCCGTTCGAGCGATTTCGCGACGAAGGTCAGCCGGATCGCGCGGGTAATCGTCCGCGTGTCCTCCAGCATAAAGGAGAGGAGTTCTCGAAACAACTGTTCGTTCAGATCATCCACGAAATCGTCGTCCGTGCAGACCTTCCGCGCCAGCGCCGGGTCGGAGTTCACAAAGGCATCCAGACAATCCTTGACCATGCGCATCGTCCAATTGGCCATGCGCGGGATGTCGATGTAGGGCTTCAGTTGCGGTTCGCCGTTCAATTCCAACGCCCGCTGGGCGATGTTGTCCGCCAGATCACCC
Protein-coding regions in this window:
- a CDS encoding Phosphohistidine phosphatase SixA, encoding MDCIFFRHGIAVERGEWDGQEQDRPLTDKGIKRTGQSGRGLRKLSIAPTHLLTSPLLRARQTADILHGLLRPRPAVHISDELSPGTAPEKLFSLLDTLPPDSVVICIGHEPHLSIAAAILLTGKPGAWLSLKKAGACLIRLEEAARPAKGLLEWWLTAAQLRALA
- a CDS encoding Thymidylate kinase, producing MTYLNPSDLKGKLIAIEGADGVGRSTHIESLQEWLEVQGYGVVTTGWTRSNLMSKAIEMAKQGNILDRWSFSLLYATDFADRLEHQIIPALRSGFIVLADRYIYTAFARDLVRSGDRQWIRDVFGFALIPDLVCYLRIDVETLALRVIESKGMNYWESGMDLRLGGDLYDSFKKYQGLLIEEFDKMAEEFSFRVIDARKPPEEIQDELRATIQPLLSDAPAPLSSRIGTTETPAV
- a CDS encoding Thymidylate kinase; translation: MTDQSPVPSGAHPYPGKLIIVEGIDGSGKSTQLLLLQKWLESQGHKVFFTEWNSSNLVRDTTKRGKKSKSLTPTTFSLLHATDFASRLYHEILPPLKAGMLVLADRYMYTAFARDVVRGVSPSWVRKLYSFAIRPDLAFYFNVPIDVAMARLLGGTRAQLKYYEAGMDLGLSQDINESFLLFQSRILTEYDKIVHEFGLTVMDATKDITAQQTDMRAMVSAALAQYKLRRGTHGRRTLFWRRFDVPKSE
- a CDS encoding Exopolyphosphatase, which codes for MPKLAVLDIGTNSIHMVLAEVQPDYSYKILDRFKDMTRLGDGVFTSRRLSDQAMMRGLEVIRNLVTLARNKGYERIEGVATSAVREARNGGEFLDHVAQQTGLTVRVITGAEEARLIFLGVQNSVALPELPTLVIDIGGGSVELIVGNRETVFHARSLKLGAIRLKDLYLTKTPPSKAMQQALEEAVTSQLKTALGPYKTRKVEQIIATSGMAGNLAEVIHLQRTGRPLPQLNLAKISAKEIAAVEKRLADAPLKTRLAIPGLDPKRVDTLLPAAVVLRILLDLLQKDEVTICDKAIREGIIYDFIQRHHEGIQAERDIPDVRKRNILALARRCHVSETHALHVAGLALRLFDQTKLLHGFGQRERQWLEFAAILHDIGYLINSRQHHKHAYYLIKHSDLSGFTADEIDLVANIARYHRRAVPNRKHDEFALLPEGTQRVVKVLSALLRIADGLDRSQFSVVQNVDVTIDKTVVMTLHLSGDAELEIWAARGRSDLFEKVFKRPVRFVAASQEDEAP
- a CDS encoding Phosphate transport system regulatory protein PhoU — its product is MQRHFDQDLAHLKRQLLRMGGLVESQIQQALQALVDRDSDLAATVIEQDHDVNALDVEIDDLCIQLLALQQPTARDLRFVTTGMKISSELERMGDLADNIAQRALELNGEPQLKPYIDIPRMANWTMRMVKDCLDAFVNSDPALARKVCTDDDFVDDLNEQLFRELLSFMLEDTRTITRAIRLTFVAKSLERIADHATNIAELVVYMVEGKNIRHVAPSASC